The genomic window CGACGGCGCCCCGCTCCTCGCCATGCCCGCCTGCccaccgcccgccgccgccgccccgccggaGCTGGCGGCACTCCCGCTGCCCGCCGACACGCAGGACCGCGAGGCGCGGAGCtgcggggctgcgcggggcggcgcggagctgctggaggtgccGGTGTGCGCGGCGCCCCCGGAGCTGCAGCGAGCGCCCTGCAGAGACTCGTCCCCGGGCTTCTACCGGGCAGCCGGCAGCGCCGGTCCCGgtggcggcggcagcgcggccccggggctgctctACGCCGCCGGCTGTGACTtcgggagcggcggggccccGCACTGTAGCAGCCGCACCACGGTGCTGGATTTGGACACTCACGTCGTGACCACGGTGGAGAACGGGTACTTGCACCAGGACTGCTGCTCGCAgtgcccctgctgctgccagccggCACCGGGGCTCGcctccccgccgcccgcgcccggCACCAAGCGCAAGTATTACccggggcaggaggaggaagaggagggggtgGAGGAAGGGGAGCCGGGGGGAGGCGGGGTGGCGGGCGGCCCCCCCTTCGCCCCGTGCACCAAACGCGCCCGCTTCGAGGAGTACAGCGCCGAGCACCCCCAGGACTCTTCCAACATCTCCAACTTGATCTCCATCTTCGGCTCCGGTTTCACGGGGCTGGTGAGCCGGCAGCAGGCGGACTCGGAGCAGCCCCTCAACGGGCAGCTGTGCAGCAAGCAGGCGCTGGCGAGCCTGGGAGCCTGGACTCGGGCCATCGTCGCGTTTTAGAGAAAagtgggggagcagagggggtgTGTGGGGGGCGTTGACAAAACGGGGGTGCGATCCGAGGGACGGCGGCTCCGGAGGGGGGACCCTGAAAcaaaggcagggaggggggTTGGGgcgaggggaggggggggtgcCGAGGGGTGCGCAGGGGAGGCGGGAGGGCAGAGCCGCGCTAGTGTTTTATAAATTgtacaataaagaaaaaaaaatctaagatcTTGGGACTTTATTTTTGcagagatgagagaaaaaatcaacaacaaaaacaaacaaacaaacgaaaacaaaacaaaaaaaaaacaacaacgAAGCACCTATTTAAATAATCCTCTTTGTGTCCGCTCGGGTTCTCTTCACGGCGCGGTGCTGGCGGCCGGTAGCGCCACGTGAGAGCCGGGACCGGCCCCGGGACCCCGCGGCGGGagcgcccccggccccgctccccgccccgggccgccccgcgggtcccgccgcccccggcTCGGCGCGTTTCAGGGTGCGGACAGGGGAAAGCCGCTGCTGCCCCGTCGCTTTTGTGCGtttctttatatatttaaaagaaaaggagaaaaaaaaaaaaaaaaaaggggcagaaatgaaaacatttcaactTTCCTCCCAGAAGAAATGTGTGCGATGTGACTTCTTCCCACCGCTTGTGCCAGGGGAGCGCTGGAGGGTTCTGAGAGCTGAATttggggagggtgggaaggggaaaaacagggGCCGGGGGTCCCTCCGGGCTGCGCCCCGCCATGCCGGGGAGGGGGCGAGCCACCCCCGGCAGCCCGGAGCCTCCGTCTCGGTGTGTGCTTGTGATGCCGCAGGTAACCGTGTAGCACGACTCACGTCTCCAGTGTGTGTGTCGGGtctgactcttttttttcttcccccccccccccccttttttttttttcttaactgttCTGGTTTCAGCCTTCCCAATCATAAAACCAGCATTGTTTGGTCTTGTGAAGAGATTGTCTCCTGTAGagtctcttgatttttttttttacattgtttttttaaagaaaaaccttttgttGTAAAAAGGTGGGTTTTCTGGTCGTCgtcccccctcttttttttttgcccactCCCAACTTCACTATCAGCACTGTGTGTAACTGAAGATGCTTTGCCAAACGGTCTGTTGgggtcttctttttttttttcctgctcctttttctttgtttgtaaGCCTGTATTTTTGTGCATATGGAATTGTATATCACCGGGTAAAACTGTTCAGATTTGTTTAAATTTATAATCTTAATAAAAAGTCGATTATAAAGTTGCTGTGCCCTTGCTTTCCTTCACCCCGCAGCCCGCTGAAGCCCCTCTCCTGAGCCACCGCTTCCCCTCTGCACCGGGGAGCCTTTGCCGAAACTCCGACACCCCCCGGCCCCGGAAAAACCCCTTTGTCTCCTCCCCAACACCATCCCGATTCACCctctccccacacacacacccgCAGCCTCCCCGGCTGCCAGGATGCAACAAAAGCCCCCCCTTGGGTCTGGCCGTGCCGCTCAAAGCGAGTCCCAGGTGGGGAAGGGGCCGGGGCTCGGGTCCCCTCCCCgcgccccggggcggggggagcaGCCAGGACCCCCTGGCCCTGCCTCGACCCGCACCTGGGCAGCGCCGCCGCCTGCGCGCCCCCCGACGCGCTCGgaagttttttttaagttggaGTTTGTTATCCCCGCGCGGGGCCGCTGGGTGGTGCGGGcgggttttccttttttccccctttttgtgtgtgtgtttttctcctcccctcctttaCCCCACAGGAACGAGCCGGGGCCGCTCCGCACCCCCTCAACAACCCCCGGCCACCTCAGGAGGGGagatttattatttcttttaactcTGAGCATAACTCGCAGTTTCTAGCATGCAGCGCAAATCCCGCAGATAGAGCCGTCCCTCTGCCCCCGCACCCCCAGCATCCTCGGGAACCCCCCCAAATCAACATATGGACAAAACCTCCCTTCCCAACCCCGCGCATCACCGCGGGAGCGCAACCTTCCCTCCTCCCGGGCCGAGAGCCCGAAGCCAGGGGATTGCGGAGCGGGGAGGGGTTGCGGAGGGGGTCGCAGCCGCAGAGGAGCCGGAGCGCGGAGCCCCCGGCCCGGCTGcgcccccgctccgcgccccgcgcccgctccgcgcccgcaGCGCCCCCTGGCGCCCGCCGCGGGACCCGCAgcgccccgcggggccgggggaacggggagggagggggcggCCCCGACCCCACCGTGGGGCAGAGGAAGGGGCAGGGGAGGCCGCGTTGTCCCCAGCCCCCGGTGCTGCTGCCCCgggccagccctgtcctgctcagGACGCCGCAGGGCTGAGCGCCGCTCCCCTCCGCTGCTGATCCTCCAAATAGCCTCCcctcaaaaaaaattacaattgaAAATATAAGCCCTGTAACCCCCTGCCCAGGCGCAGAGGCACTGCGGGAGCACTGCTGAGCGCAGTAGCGCTCTGCGAGACTAGAGCTCGATGCTTCGACCCGGGGAAATTAACCCATGGGGCCGTCGAGGATcgccttccctgccccggcCTCTTgggccgggacccccggggCCTCCACCGGCTGCATCCGCTCCCTTGCCCCGGGAGTCGAGGCTCCCCAGCACGGAGACGGCTGGAGAGGGGCCCCGGCAGTGGGAttagcagaagcagcagctcctgcatccatagccctggctgctgcaacACGATGTTTGGGGGAAGTTTGAAAACCCAGGTGCTTCTGAGGACGCCCACAGGTCAGCGCAGCCGGCTGCTGAATCTTAAACCCAAATCCTtttcccacagcccctgctccaggcagcccAGCCAGACGGGGGAGAGCTCGCTTTAGCCCAACAGCCACATGCACGCATTCATCACTCTTCCGAACCGCCTCCCATCTCCCAGACCTCGGGGTTTCCCGTGATAAAGGGGCCATCAGCAGGAGAAACCCCCGTTCCTGCGGGAGTCCACCACTCCAGGCGCACCTATCCCTCCAAATCTCCCCTCTCCCGGGGGCAGCCAGCTCTCGCCCGCCTTCACAGTGGAAGTTTCTGGGGCTTCACTCAAGGTTTCAAAGGCTGGAATTGGCAAAGACGCCTCCGCATCACCGGTACACACACGGGGAGGGGGAGTCGGGGTGCATATGCCACAGGGACACTCAAAAATCCCTGTCACTGAGGAACGAGGAGATCCCACAGCTCCGCGGAGCCGCGAAGACTCACACGCTCTCGGTGGCgcagttatttatttattttaaacgCTGGTACATGACATTTCTCTTCTTACGAAggcggcagcagcagaaagcccATCACAGCCTCTCCTGAAAGCAGAGCCTGGAAACCAGAGTCTCATCTGCATATTCATAAGTACCTGATAAATTAATCATGATGGCAGAAGCATTCAGGCTAGAAGGGAGGTGACAGGGGAAGGTTGCACCCCCCAACACAAGCCCATCCTCACTCTCGCACACGCTCCTCGTCTTCCAGGCACAAAATGTTTTGATCCCTTCACAAGTCGGCTGAACCCCCTGGGTGCTGCGGGGAAGGGGGCTGTGCCCCCCCAACACCCCGGTAGGAACCCACCACCTCGCCCCCCAACCCCTCCGGTCCCTGGCTCCGGTGAGAAATGCAGAACAGatgggctggagcagggtggaGGACCCAAAATCTGAGGGAGCTCAGCTGCCACCGCCGCACCCCCCGGCCCAGCCGTGCGCTCTGCTCTCATGCCAGCGCCTGTccccacaccagctctgcccccaGCACGGTCCAGCGTGCCCCAGGACTGCCCGACCTTTAGCTGATGCTGAAGAGTTTGACCCTAAAAATCCTTCCATATCCTCTCTCTCCTTAGTGCTCTCCCGGCTGAGGGTGAACGAGCATCGCCAGCATTTTGTGCCcggcagccctggagcaggaaCAAGGCATGGAGGGGTCCTCTGGAAGGGACAGGTGGAGTGTGGCTGGCACAGAACGGCGGGAGGTGGGAGACGGGGAGAGTGAGGGGAGCGAGGGGAGTCCTGCACCGTGCCAAGGCAGAGGGAGCCCCGGCTCTGTGCACGCACCGCCCGCTCTGCCAGCTGCGAGACAGCTGTGGCTTTCCCTTCCCAGCGCAAAATGCTCTCCACAAGTAGATCCGGTGCTTGTGGTATCCTCAATGTCGCCACACGGAACCCTGTCGGTCTGGGGGAAGAGTCACCCTACCCCGGGCAGAGATGCTGCCTCCGGTAACAGAGGCAGAAATTCAACCCGAGGCTGGAGCAGCGCCTGAGCCCACCCTGTTTTTCCAGAGAGCTGCCCTCAGCAGAGCGGGCAGGAAGGGCAGAAGGCACCTGGCAGCTGCCTGTAGAACTCAGGAGGGTCCAGATCTCGCTTGATTTCCCTGACCCAGCAGCAATTGCAGAGgcggctgcagggctgggctggactCACCAACAGCAGAGGGTCAGCACAAACCCAGCACCCATCACagtgctctgccctgcaccACCAGCACCCCATGGGCACTTGGAGGGCTCAGGTCTGGCATTAGGGAGTCATAGATCAAGCCCAGTGCCAAAGCCAGCGGTTCAGCCAAGTCCTCTTGCCACTGAGGCAGCTCAGCTTGGAGGAGGATGTCACTGCACATCCAACAGGTCTGTCCGCACCAGGAGGGACAAGGAAGGACACAGTGATGGAGAACTGACCCTCTCATCTCCCAGACTGCcagcccagctcatccccaggTCGCAGGGGGAGGTTGGGCACCCACCCGAGGAAAACCCACCCTCACACCATGGGCCAAGCACCAATTCCCAGGTGCTGacccacagctggagcagctccatgtcctcctAAACCACAAATGCCAAGAACAAGCTCATATCCAGTCCCAGCAGCCCATCCCCAGAAGAGCAACTTTGTGCTCTGCAGAACTCAGTGCAGGATCTAtctgtccttccttccatcTGTTGATTTTGAGTCAGATCCCTCCCATCTCATCTCCCCAGCTTAAACACGAATGAGCAGAAGAATATTTTGGGATCTGCACGTGTTAGCAGATGTTTGTAGGAGTCCCCTGCAGAGAGAGCAGTAGGAGAGCAATGGGGGACCCAGCAACATGGTcgagaggctgctgctgttagCGGTCTGTTTAATATGTTGGGTTTGGTCTGGGCCTGGGTAATTAGCACCTGAGCAGTAATTATTCACACTTGGCCTTTCTATATCCTGCTTATAGATTTGATGATTAATGTTGCTCCTTGAGTTAAGCCTGCCCTGGATTTACCAGCACGCAGTGGGAAAGTTAAGGGAAGGCTGTTGTGTGTGGCAGAAGCTGCTATCCCTCACATCGAACAGCAAAAACAGCACAATAGAAA from Corvus moneduloides isolate bCorMon1 chromosome 21, bCorMon1.pri, whole genome shotgun sequence includes these protein-coding regions:
- the IER5L gene encoding immediate early response gene 5-like protein produces the protein MLRGRRRMECTLDAQSLISISLRKIHSSRTQRGGIKLHKNLLVSYVLRNARQLYLSERYAELYRRQQHYPDGAPLLAMPACPPPAAAAPPELAALPLPADTQDREARSCGAARGGAELLEVPVCAAPPELQRAPCRDSSPGFYRAAGSAGPGGGGSAAPGLLYAAGCDFGSGGAPHCSSRTTVLDLDTHVVTTVENGYLHQDCCSQCPCCCQPAPGLASPPPAPGTKRKYYPGQEEEEEGVEEGEPGGGGVAGGPPFAPCTKRARFEEYSAEHPQDSSNISNLISIFGSGFTGLVSRQQADSEQPLNGQLCSKQALASLGAWTRAIVAF